Proteins found in one uncultured Desulfuromonas sp. genomic segment:
- a CDS encoding XRE family transcriptional regulator, translating to MSYDIGTKVRELRKNRGVTLQYVANQTGFSAALISQIENNNITPPIATLARLSKFFDVKIGYFFEDEALARYEVVRADKGYTTNNPHFIYKSLVGGRLNKHLKAFSITLSPQDYHYRLPDNGRDKFLFVKTASLTVEVVGENIELDCGDSIYLDATATCQVWTAEESAQFVVVLCL from the coding sequence ATGAGCTATGATATAGGAACAAAAGTCAGAGAACTTCGAAAAAACAGGGGCGTCACCTTACAGTATGTTGCCAATCAGACTGGCTTCTCTGCCGCTCTGATTTCCCAGATTGAAAACAACAACATTACCCCACCTATTGCCACCCTGGCACGCCTGTCCAAGTTTTTCGACGTCAAGATCGGTTATTTCTTTGAAGATGAAGCCCTTGCTCGCTACGAGGTGGTACGGGCCGATAAAGGCTATACCACCAATAATCCCCATTTCATCTACAAGTCGCTGGTTGGTGGCAGATTAAACAAACACTTAAAGGCCTTTTCCATCACCCTTTCACCGCAAGATTATCATTATCGCCTGCCGGATAATGGTCGCGATAAATTTCTGTTTGTTAAAACTGCCAGTCTGACCGTGGAGGTTGTTGGCGAAAACATTGAGTTGGACTGCGGTGATTCAATCTATCTCGATGCGACAGCAACCTGTCAGGTGTGGACCGCTGAAGAGTCGGCGCAATTTGTTGTGGTGCTCTGCCTGTAA
- a CDS encoding methyltransferase domain-containing protein produces MSMFRVKYQTIEFGDVDIHVRILRDRQQFSDEQGTAEQLGINSAVWPLFGQVWPSGNVLAHYMFTYPLGKQRILEVGCGIGLSSLILNHRHADITATDYHPEVEGFLEENTRLNEDKGIPFVRTGWDDTQSDLGLFDLIIGSDILYEREHVELLSEFINQHASPHCTIILVDPGRGHHARFSKKMITLGYAHSQHKPEDLDYLDEPFKGVILKYDR; encoded by the coding sequence ATGTCCATGTTTCGGGTCAAGTACCAGACCATTGAGTTTGGTGATGTGGACATCCATGTCCGCATCCTGCGTGATCGCCAGCAATTCAGTGACGAGCAAGGCACAGCTGAACAATTAGGCATCAATTCCGCCGTCTGGCCGCTCTTCGGTCAGGTATGGCCGTCGGGAAATGTTCTTGCGCACTACATGTTCACCTATCCGCTGGGAAAACAGCGTATTCTTGAAGTGGGCTGCGGTATCGGCCTGTCAAGCCTGATCCTCAATCACCGCCATGCCGATATCACCGCCACCGACTACCACCCGGAAGTTGAAGGATTTCTTGAAGAGAATACCCGCCTCAACGAAGACAAGGGGATCCCGTTTGTTCGGACCGGCTGGGATGACACCCAAAGTGATCTTGGCTTATTTGATTTAATTATCGGCAGCGACATTCTCTACGAACGGGAGCATGTCGAGCTGTTATCCGAGTTTATCAACCAGCACGCCAGCCCCCACTGCACCATTATTCTGGTTGATCCAGGGCGTGGCCACCACGCCCGGTTCAGCAAAAAAATGATCACCCTGGGTTATGCGCACAGTCAGCATAAACCGGAGGACCTCGACTATCTGGATGAGCCGTTCAAAGGTGTGATTCTGAAATATGACAGGTAG
- a CDS encoding MFS transporter, whose protein sequence is MARIEHNILKIYLIKTARWLMLTTPFLPLFMAENGIDKSGYGLLASIQALSIVFFEVPSGYLADAIGRKKTLVLGSILGALGYVIYSVSFSFSGFLVAMVVLGIGQSLISGSDSAMLYETLVEMNRTGEYSRYEGRVIALGSLMETIGAPLGGLLAVASLRYPFVAQSVVALIALPAALTLVVPEQEARIRGTSINLLPALKRSLLLDRTLLLLVIYAALVGGGTYTMAKAIPYWFNDSFASSAMQLGIFWSVLNLSAAFFSHHAYKIERRLNPPLFMAIIGSVVSASFIALGVLPAYPAMAVLVLFYCTRGLATPILKNYINEQTDSQVRATVLSVRMFLVYVLFAALFPVMGWVGDGSGWSTALVLAGICFAVIYGGALFAFTVTKKSA, encoded by the coding sequence ATGGCGCGCATTGAACACAATATTCTCAAGATCTACCTGATCAAAACCGCACGCTGGTTGATGCTGACGACGCCGTTTTTGCCGTTGTTTATGGCCGAGAACGGCATTGATAAGAGTGGTTACGGTTTACTGGCATCAATCCAGGCTTTATCCATTGTCTTTTTTGAGGTGCCATCGGGCTATCTGGCCGACGCCATCGGTCGCAAGAAAACACTGGTGCTCGGTTCGATTCTTGGCGCATTGGGGTATGTGATCTATTCCGTGTCGTTTTCGTTCAGTGGTTTTTTAGTGGCTATGGTGGTGCTGGGGATTGGTCAGAGTCTTATTTCCGGATCGGATTCCGCCATGCTTTACGAAACCCTGGTGGAGATGAACAGAACCGGCGAATATTCCCGCTATGAAGGACGGGTGATTGCCCTGGGCAGCCTGATGGAGACCATTGGCGCACCACTTGGCGGATTGCTGGCGGTGGCCAGTCTGCGCTATCCATTCGTTGCTCAGTCGGTGGTGGCGCTGATTGCGCTCCCCGCGGCATTGACCCTGGTGGTTCCGGAGCAGGAAGCGCGTATTCGCGGTACCTCGATAAATCTATTGCCCGCGTTGAAACGATCACTGTTGCTTGACCGGACCCTGTTGTTGCTGGTGATCTATGCCGCGCTGGTCGGGGGTGGCACCTACACCATGGCCAAGGCGATCCCGTACTGGTTCAACGATTCGTTTGCCTCCTCAGCCATGCAATTGGGGATTTTCTGGAGTGTGCTTAACCTGAGTGCGGCGTTTTTCTCCCATCATGCCTACAAGATCGAGCGGCGTCTAAATCCGCCCCTTTTTATGGCAATCATTGGCAGTGTGGTGTCAGCGAGTTTTATTGCCCTCGGGGTGTTGCCTGCCTATCCGGCGATGGCGGTACTGGTGTTGTTTTACTGCACGCGCGGATTGGCCACGCCGATTCTGAAAAACTACATCAACGAACAGACCGACTCACAGGTGCGCGCCACGGTGTTGTCGGTGCGGATGTTTCTGGTCTATGTGCTGTTTGCGGCCTTGTTTCCTGTGATGGGCTGGGTCGGTGACGGCTCAGGGTGGAGCACGGCGCTGGTTCTGGCCGGAATCTGTTTTGCCGTGATTTACGGCGGTGCCTTGTTCGCATTCACGGTGACAAAAAAGTCTGCGTGA
- a CDS encoding energy transducer TonB: protein MRREIQTLILSTAIHLSLGAAVVGLSQLQPAPAQELLLSLEGVGFSRAVTTQPENSAGYAATPSPTPPETKRQPKLQPEPQPEPQPEPQPEPQPEPQPEPQPEPQPEPQPEPQPQPEPQPQPQPKPQPEPQPEPQPEPQPEPQPEPQPEPQNENNLDQRQSDPVDHHLEQSAMNTDTLHRVETAPLSPQQGTPGSGGESHDKTQRAEALNNYLAAHFAYISKQIQRALRYPRQAQRKGLGGQVKVRFKICSDGSVRDIEVVESCGHSILDKNAVKTVRRAAPFPPPPIAAVLVMPVRYQHH, encoded by the coding sequence ATGCGCCGGGAGATTCAGACTTTAATCCTCTCCACTGCCATCCATCTGAGCCTCGGGGCTGCTGTCGTGGGGTTATCCCAGCTACAACCAGCCCCAGCCCAAGAACTGCTGCTCAGCCTGGAAGGGGTTGGTTTCAGCCGTGCTGTCACCACACAGCCGGAAAATTCCGCGGGTTATGCTGCGACGCCCTCGCCAACACCTCCTGAGACAAAGAGACAACCGAAGCTGCAACCGGAACCACAACCGGAACCACAACCGGAACCACAACCGGAACCACAACCAGAACCGCAACCGGAACCGCAACCAGAGCCGCAACCGGAACCGCAACCAGAGCCACAACCACAACCGGAACCGCAACCGCAACCGCAGCCGAAACCGCAGCCGGAACCGCAACCGGAACCGCAACCGGAACCGCAACCAGAGCCGCAACCAGAGCCGCAACCAGAACCGCAAAATGAAAACAATCTGGACCAGCGACAGTCCGATCCCGTTGACCATCACCTTGAACAAAGCGCCATGAACACAGACACTTTGCACCGTGTTGAAACAGCGCCCCTGTCACCACAACAAGGCACGCCCGGTTCAGGCGGAGAAAGTCATGATAAAACGCAACGCGCAGAGGCATTAAACAACTATCTGGCCGCCCATTTCGCCTATATCAGCAAACAGATTCAGCGGGCCTTGCGCTATCCACGACAGGCACAACGCAAAGGGCTCGGCGGTCAGGTCAAAGTGCGCTTTAAGATCTGCTCGGATGGCAGCGTTCGGGACATTGAGGTGGTCGAAAGTTGTGGTCACAGCATCCTGGACAAAAATGCCGTCAAAACAGTCAGACGTGCAGCGCCATTTCCCCCACCACCGATTGCAGCAGTGCTGGTGATGCCGGTTCGTTACCAGCACCACTAA
- a CDS encoding biopolymer transporter ExbD: MNEKEFDAINVIPFIDILLVLLTIVLTTSTFITTGALQVKLPQATATQPSVEKTLSIVIKKDGQLSIDKQPVVLSQIAEHLNGINRDTAVLLHADRDINLQRFVEVMAAIKEQGFHQLSVLTENH; this comes from the coding sequence ATGAACGAGAAGGAATTTGACGCCATCAACGTCATTCCGTTCATCGATATTCTGCTGGTGTTGCTGACCATTGTTTTGACGACATCGACCTTTATCACCACCGGTGCATTACAGGTCAAACTGCCTCAGGCGACAGCAACGCAACCCAGTGTCGAAAAAACACTGTCGATCGTGATTAAAAAGGACGGACAGTTGTCGATTGACAAACAGCCCGTCGTCCTGTCGCAGATTGCCGAGCACTTAAACGGCATCAACCGTGACACGGCAGTGTTGCTTCATGCGGATCGTGACATCAATTTGCAACGCTTTGTTGAGGTGATGGCCGCCATCAAAGAGCAAGGCTTTCATCAGCTCAGCGTGCTGACCGAAAACCATTGA
- the exbB gene encoding TonB-system energizer ExbB encodes MDWLKQTIDLGVIGVLVTMSIIALSVILERALFYRQLTLTDYTSKKALELALTRRLHIIATIGSNAPFIGLLGTVLGIMLTFYTMGQQGAVDTHAIMTGLALALKVTAIGLVIAIPTVAFYNVLIRRAKEMLLEWEIHHEREGI; translated from the coding sequence ATGGATTGGCTCAAACAAACCATCGACCTGGGCGTGATCGGGGTGCTGGTGACCATGAGCATCATTGCTCTGTCGGTCATCCTTGAGCGCGCACTGTTTTACCGCCAGCTCACCCTCACTGACTACACCAGCAAGAAGGCGCTGGAATTAGCCCTGACCAGGCGACTGCACATCATCGCCACCATCGGCAGCAATGCCCCGTTTATCGGTTTGCTGGGCACAGTACTGGGTATCATGCTGACCTTTTACACCATGGGCCAACAGGGTGCTGTCGATACCCACGCCATCATGACCGGCCTGGCCCTGGCGCTCAAAGTGACAGCCATAGGCCTGGTGATCGCCATCCCGACAGTGGCGTTTTATAACGTTCTGATCCGTCGCGCTAAAGAGATGCTGCTTGAATGGGAGATTCACCATGAACGAGAAGGAATTTGA
- a CDS encoding TonB-dependent receptor has protein sequence MFASRLKIGGIAVLLFMSTTAWSATSVNDEAVFTLGEVIVTAEQQSVNLATTVTEVSTQDLRDRGAENVAEALQFMPGVDVQTGGKGQSYVSVRGFEQSDLKVLVDGVPVYEQYFRSLDLSQIPVDSIAKITVTKGASSVLYGANTMGGVINIITKRGTATPQTDITTSLGDYGTQNYSISHGGSTDKFNYWMNYSFRESDGFRLSDDFDEHGKFGIDSSLGEDGGKRDDSGYIKQSVNAKLGYTPTDATQVYLTMNYINDEKGIPDSDWYFDNWQQWMVSLVGEHRFNQQLRIKARTFYVDHEDTLKDTDYASSDWFYKSAYDNYTVGGEVQAFWDLGSYSFVKMGANFTRDNSKQQEVLAPGDSWQDAGDFESDTYSLSLEDEITVNDWLSLVLGTSWDYYDPRKADDQPVPDSDAVFNPQLGMVFTLSDATSIHASVGKKTRFPHLKELYSTMSGGNPDLTPQKTIAYEIGITHEFTNRLNGSVAYFYNDVEDLIQKTGDKKLNTVHYSNVAEARIHGVEATLNANLTERFEAVFNYTYMRTEDKQNNRELEGRPRHRANLDLRYSFPFGLLVSTQASYTQRQFYIYQESRKSPEIWTKAPDYFLLNLRLEQQLPAFAGIDSSLFLQVDNLTDKDYVNVGNLMPGRNFLVGMHAKF, from the coding sequence ATGTTTGCATCAAGATTAAAAATCGGCGGCATTGCTGTGCTGTTGTTTATGTCAACAACCGCTTGGTCGGCAACAAGCGTCAATGACGAAGCCGTATTTACGTTGGGAGAAGTCATTGTCACGGCGGAACAACAATCCGTCAACCTGGCCACCACGGTCACCGAAGTTTCCACACAGGATCTACGGGATCGCGGCGCAGAAAACGTTGCTGAAGCGTTGCAATTTATGCCGGGTGTCGATGTCCAGACCGGCGGCAAAGGGCAATCCTATGTCAGCGTGCGCGGCTTTGAGCAGAGCGATCTGAAAGTGCTTGTCGACGGTGTTCCGGTGTATGAACAATATTTCCGTTCTCTGGATCTGTCACAGATTCCGGTTGATTCCATTGCTAAAATCACCGTCACCAAAGGGGCGTCATCCGTCCTTTACGGCGCCAACACCATGGGCGGCGTTATCAATATCATCACCAAACGCGGCACCGCCACACCCCAGACCGACATCACCACCTCATTGGGTGATTACGGCACCCAGAACTATTCCATCAGCCATGGCGGCAGCACCGATAAATTCAACTACTGGATGAACTACAGCTTCCGCGAAAGCGATGGTTTTCGTCTGTCGGATGATTTTGACGAACACGGCAAGTTCGGTATCGACAGCTCCCTGGGTGAAGACGGCGGCAAGCGTGACGACAGCGGCTACATCAAACAGAGCGTCAACGCCAAACTCGGATACACCCCGACGGATGCGACCCAGGTCTACCTGACCATGAACTATATCAACGATGAAAAAGGGATTCCCGACAGCGACTGGTATTTCGACAACTGGCAGCAATGGATGGTCAGTCTGGTCGGTGAACACCGCTTTAACCAGCAATTGCGCATCAAGGCACGCACTTTTTATGTCGATCACGAAGACACCCTTAAAGACACCGACTACGCGTCCAGCGACTGGTTCTACAAGTCCGCTTACGACAACTACACCGTCGGCGGCGAAGTCCAGGCGTTCTGGGATCTTGGGTCGTACAGCTTCGTAAAAATGGGTGCCAATTTCACCCGCGATAACAGTAAACAGCAAGAGGTTCTCGCTCCGGGAGACAGTTGGCAGGATGCCGGTGACTTTGAGAGCGATACCTACAGCCTGTCGCTGGAAGATGAAATCACCGTCAATGACTGGTTGTCACTGGTGCTCGGCACCAGCTGGGATTACTACGACCCGCGTAAAGCGGATGATCAGCCGGTTCCCGACTCTGACGCGGTGTTCAACCCGCAATTGGGCATGGTATTTACCCTCAGCGACGCAACCTCAATCCATGCATCGGTTGGCAAAAAGACCCGTTTCCCCCATTTGAAAGAACTCTACAGCACCATGTCCGGCGGTAATCCCGACCTCACGCCGCAAAAGACCATAGCTTACGAAATCGGCATCACTCACGAGTTTACTAACCGCCTCAACGGTTCCGTGGCCTATTTCTATAACGACGTTGAGGATCTGATCCAGAAAACCGGCGACAAAAAACTCAACACCGTTCACTACAGCAATGTGGCAGAAGCACGCATCCATGGTGTTGAAGCCACGTTGAATGCCAACCTGACTGAGCGATTTGAGGCGGTGTTCAACTACACCTACATGCGTACCGAAGATAAACAGAACAACCGTGAGCTCGAAGGACGACCGCGTCACCGCGCCAACCTCGATTTGCGCTACAGCTTCCCGTTCGGTTTGCTGGTGTCCACCCAGGCGTCCTACACCCAGCGCCAGTTTTACATCTATCAGGAGAGCAGAAAATCTCCGGAGATCTGGACGAAGGCACCGGATTACTTCTTGCTCAACCTGCGTCTGGAACAACAGCTGCCTGCGTTTGCCGGTATCGACAGTTCCCTGTTTTTGCAGGTCGACAACCTGACCGACAAAGATTACGTCAATGTCGGTAACCTGATGCCCGGCCGCAACTTCCTGGTCGGTATGCACGCAAAATTCTAA
- a CDS encoding class III extradiol ring-cleavage dioxygenase, producing the protein MTTSHLLTGQIIYFSHGGGPLPLLGGSSHQLMVEFMKKLPSRLHRPEAILVISAHWEEAQATLLGARKPALFYDYYGFSAEAYTLEYPVAGNPALAEKVTSLLDHAGISAAIDHARGFDHGVFIPLTLMYPEADIPVQQLSLLKGLDPARHLALGRALRQLKQENILVIGSGFSFHNLQAFDRPGGDAPDPHNDAFQDWLIDTCTGEYSQLEREQRMVEWQEAPGARYCHPREEHLMPLHTCLAMAEGPATKIFDDYILGKRSVAFQW; encoded by the coding sequence ATGACGACATCACATCTGTTAACAGGCCAAATCATCTACTTTTCTCATGGCGGTGGACCGCTGCCTTTATTGGGAGGAAGCAGCCACCAGTTGATGGTCGAGTTTATGAAAAAGCTTCCTTCGCGCCTGCACCGCCCTGAAGCCATTCTGGTGATCAGCGCTCATTGGGAAGAGGCGCAAGCGACTCTGCTGGGTGCCAGGAAGCCGGCGTTATTCTATGATTATTATGGTTTTTCCGCTGAGGCTTACACTCTAGAGTATCCGGTTGCCGGCAATCCGGCGCTGGCCGAAAAAGTGACATCATTGCTGGATCATGCCGGGATCTCTGCCGCCATTGATCATGCGCGTGGTTTTGATCATGGTGTGTTTATTCCTTTGACGCTGATGTATCCCGAGGCGGACATTCCGGTACAGCAGTTGTCGTTATTGAAAGGGCTTGATCCGGCCAGACATCTGGCTTTAGGTCGTGCATTGCGTCAGTTGAAACAGGAAAATATCCTGGTGATTGGATCCGGTTTTTCCTTCCACAATCTGCAGGCGTTTGACAGGCCGGGTGGGGATGCCCCTGATCCGCATAATGATGCATTTCAGGATTGGCTCATCGACACCTGTACCGGTGAGTATTCTCAGCTCGAACGGGAACAGCGTATGGTGGAATGGCAGGAAGCACCGGGAGCACGTTACTGCCATCCGCGTGAAGAACATCTGATGCCGCTTCATACCTGCCTGGCCATGGCAGAAGGACCGGCAACAAAGATTTTTGACGATTACATTCTCGGTAAGCGCTCGGTTGCTTTTCAGTGGTGA
- a CDS encoding DUF2892 domain-containing protein, giving the protein MTIDRMLIRVAGFMVLFSVLLAVFHSLHWLWLTGFVGANLVQATFTGFCPLVKILKKTGMKPGAAFD; this is encoded by the coding sequence ATGACCATTGATCGTATGTTAATCCGGGTGGCCGGTTTTATGGTGCTTTTCAGTGTGTTGCTGGCTGTTTTTCACAGTTTGCACTGGTTGTGGCTCACCGGTTTCGTCGGCGCCAATCTGGTACAGGCGACTTTTACCGGCTTTTGCCCGCTGGTGAAAATTCTCAAGAAAACAGGCATGAAACCGGGAGCGGCGTTTGACTGA
- the nifV gene encoding homocitrate synthase: MTQHNDLSPRILIDDTTLRDGEQTAGVVFSRREKRTIARMLDAAGVREIECGIPAMGKSEQRDIRALVDLGLNARLITWNRALIPEIQASLDSGVTAVDISLSVSDQMMARKLGKDRHWVKEQLKTALGFAKAHGLYVSVGGEDASRADLGFVAELMEIIRSLGGDRFRFCDTVGILDPFTTFESVSYLRHKVPEVAIEIHTHNDLGMATANAIAGVRAGATFVNTTVNGLGERAGNAALEEVVMGLKHGCGIETGVDTHRFRELSLFVAKASQRTLYDWKPVVGERVFAVESGLHADGILKDPKNYEGFDPDEVGLSRQILVGKHSGSSALVERLKALDIAISRQEADGLMEIIRKRASRAKRPLTDTELKNIYQTSERRFRAA, from the coding sequence ATGACCCAACACAATGATCTGTCCCCCCGTATCCTTATTGACGACACCACGCTGCGCGACGGCGAGCAAACCGCCGGGGTGGTGTTCAGCCGCCGTGAAAAACGGACCATCGCCCGCATGCTGGATGCTGCCGGTGTCCGGGAGATCGAGTGCGGCATCCCGGCCATGGGCAAAAGCGAACAGCGCGATATCCGCGCCCTGGTCGACCTCGGTCTCAATGCCCGACTCATCACTTGGAACCGGGCCCTGATTCCCGAGATTCAGGCCAGTCTCGACAGTGGTGTCACCGCGGTCGATATTTCCCTGTCGGTATCGGATCAGATGATGGCCCGCAAACTGGGCAAAGATCGTCACTGGGTCAAGGAGCAGCTGAAAACCGCCCTGGGCTTCGCCAAGGCGCATGGCTTGTATGTTTCAGTCGGCGGTGAGGACGCCAGCCGTGCCGATCTGGGCTTTGTCGCGGAGTTGATGGAGATCATCCGCTCTCTCGGCGGTGACCGCTTCCGGTTTTGCGACACCGTCGGCATTCTTGATCCGTTCACCACGTTTGAAAGCGTTTCCTATTTGCGTCACAAAGTGCCTGAGGTGGCCATTGAGATTCATACCCACAACGATCTCGGCATGGCAACGGCCAACGCCATTGCCGGGGTTCGAGCTGGGGCGACCTTTGTCAACACCACGGTGAACGGCTTGGGAGAACGGGCCGGTAACGCTGCCCTGGAGGAGGTGGTGATGGGCCTTAAACACGGTTGCGGCATTGAAACCGGCGTCGACACCCATCGGTTTCGCGAGCTGTCCCTGTTTGTCGCCAAAGCCTCTCAGCGCACCCTGTACGACTGGAAACCGGTGGTCGGTGAACGGGTGTTCGCCGTCGAATCGGGTCTGCACGCCGACGGCATTCTCAAAGATCCCAAAAACTACGAGGGCTTTGACCCGGATGAAGTGGGCTTATCCCGCCAGATCCTGGTGGGCAAGCATTCGGGAAGCAGCGCTCTGGTGGAACGGCTGAAAGCTCTGGACATCGCTATCAGTCGCCAGGAGGCCGATGGTTTGATGGAGATTATCCGCAAACGGGCCAGTCGCGCCAAACGGCCCTTAACCGATACGGAGCTGAAAAACATCTATCAGACCTCTGAACGTCGCTTTCGTGCCGCATGA
- a CDS encoding ABC transporter substrate-binding protein: MIRRLLCFTFLLVLTTASFAAETRTITDMAGRTVTIPTTINRIYAVGHCLPMVSAVAPEKVLNAFRLSAMAKRFIAADSYQGKVVPQGGHRFSDEEIVNLRPEIVIMEALPYNLDQAERLQNKIGAPVVLLNQDMMHYPQAFAFLGDLLGQQEQAQRMTAFVNRYLYPLQKQAQQIPLEQRVRVYYAENPDGLSTNPAGSIHTQLLDFVGGVNVAEVINMPGEGMSQVSMEQLILWQPDLILVWTPSAGTLLTYNAIVHNPLWNRLRAVTGGKVYQIPWLPYSWFDRPPGSNRIIGAIWLADLLYPERFNLDTVAIVQEYFRIFYRYELCAADARLLLSPTPAPQLLEGP; this comes from the coding sequence ATGATCCGCAGGCTGCTCTGCTTTACCTTTCTATTGGTTCTGACAACGGCGTCCTTCGCCGCCGAGACGCGAACCATCACCGATATGGCCGGACGTACCGTGACCATACCGACCACCATCAACCGCATCTATGCCGTCGGCCATTGCCTGCCGATGGTCAGCGCCGTCGCGCCGGAGAAAGTGCTCAATGCGTTTCGCCTCAGTGCCATGGCCAAACGCTTTATCGCCGCCGACTCTTATCAGGGCAAAGTCGTTCCGCAAGGCGGCCACCGTTTCTCCGATGAGGAGATCGTCAATCTGCGCCCGGAAATCGTCATCATGGAAGCGTTACCCTATAACCTCGATCAGGCGGAACGGCTGCAGAACAAAATCGGCGCCCCGGTGGTGCTGCTCAATCAGGACATGATGCATTATCCGCAAGCATTTGCCTTTCTCGGCGATCTGCTGGGCCAACAGGAACAAGCGCAACGGATGACCGCGTTCGTCAACCGTTATCTCTACCCGCTGCAAAAACAGGCGCAACAGATCCCTTTGGAGCAACGCGTCCGCGTCTACTATGCCGAAAATCCCGACGGCCTCAGCACCAATCCGGCCGGCTCCATCCACACCCAGTTGCTCGATTTTGTCGGCGGCGTCAATGTCGCCGAAGTGATCAACATGCCCGGCGAAGGGATGTCGCAGGTCTCCATGGAACAACTGATCCTGTGGCAGCCGGACCTCATTCTGGTGTGGACGCCGTCGGCCGGCACATTGCTGACCTACAACGCCATCGTCCACAATCCACTGTGGAACCGGCTCAGGGCGGTGACCGGCGGCAAGGTGTACCAGATTCCCTGGCTGCCCTACAGCTGGTTTGACCGGCCGCCGGGCAGCAACCGCATCATCGGCGCCATCTGGCTGGCCGACCTGCTCTACCCGGAGCGGTTCAACCTCGATACGGTTGCCATCGTTCAGGAGTATTTCCGCATTTTCTATCGTTACGAGCTCTGCGCGGCTGACGCCCGGCTGCTGCTGTCACCCACACCGGCACCGCAACTGCTCGAAGGTCCCTGA